The Patescibacteria group bacterium genome segment GATCATCAGTACTCTCACTTTTTCCGAACGGAAACAGGTTTTTAAAAACACTCTCAAACCTACCCTCTTCAATAGCTACTTCGCTCTTTGGTGAGAATAGAGAAAAACTAAAGAGTGCAAGCACAACAAGAACAAGCGATATTGAGAGAACTATTAACGATGTTTTTAAAAACCGCATATTACTTTTTTTAATTAAACAAGTTGAAATCAAGAATGTTAGGATTTATAATTTCTAAAATAATAACCGAGAGTAAAATAAGAATAATTCCAAGAATCGCCTGAGTTATTTTTTCTTTTCCGTCTTCTTTACCACTTATTTTATCGGTACTCATGTACTGAAGTCCTCCTATCATAATCATTATAACAGCAAGAAAGGCCGCAATAGTGATTCCTAATGTAAATATTGCACTAAAAAATGATGCCGGGTCGGTTTTGTCTGTAAAATTTGGTATTTCTTGAAGCGGAACAAATGCATGTGTTTCCGCTAGAAGAATACTGGGTACCAATAAAACAAAAGTGGATACTCCAGCAACTATTTTTTTTAAGTGAATCATATAATTAAAATGAAAATGGATTTGAAGCACCTGTTTCGGTAAACTGAATCGAGAAACTACCCCGCGCAGCTTGTAGTATTTTCTTTGCGTTTTGTACAGAGAGAAATACTGTTGCATTACCGCTTCCGTCTCCAATATTTCTCAGGGTAATATTACTTTGGTGTCTGGATGGGTTATCAATAATAGAACCATTAACTCTCCATTCATATATTAAATCAGAATCAGCTTTCTCTTTTCCCGAGAAGAAGAAAGGAATCGCAGTTATAGTCACTTCCTTATTGGAAAGTCTAAATACACCCTGTAGCGCCTGCTCATATATTGTTCCGAGAATCGGATTTTTTTCGTAAAAAATAATACGAGGTTGAACCGACTCTATCTCTATCGCTTCTGAGCCTCGCAAAAGGCCGTCAGCTGACTCTATTTCTACATGAATAAGTTCACTATTGAAAAGCCTCGGTGCCTCTGTGGTCAGAGTGTTTTTACCACGACCCGAAACACTGCCGAGTATTTTTCCGTTCTGCCGCCATTTGTAGATTAATTCATTAGACGAAAGCAATCTACCACCACTGGTTACAAAATATGCCATTGCGACAGTTGTTACTGAGGCACGTGACGACGGAAGAGCTTTTCCTTTATAGAGTGGGTGGGTGTATGACTGTGCCTCCCACAGCAGATCTATGTCGGTTGGGCGCAATATTAGCTGCTTTCTCAACACCTCGCCTCTTGAGGATTTAACCACAACCTCTATAGTAGAGCGTGAACCCAATGCTCCTGTTTTAAGAGAAATGGCACTTATACTAGCATCTTGCGCAACCAAATTGCCATTTACATACCACTTTATACTTTCTGCCTTATCTAGATTTGTTGAATAGCTTGTCAGTGTTACAGTTACCACTTTGTTTGGTTTGGGGTGTAGAGGAGCAGACTTAAGGATAAGCGACATATCAAGTGATGGAATCTGTGCAGTAGAAAAAACAGGTATCAGAAAAAAAAGTAATATAAACAATACCCCAAGACCTGTATTTTTTATTTTTTTATATTCTACTATACTCATATATTACCACTTAAGCCCTTCCTGTTTTCCGGTGACGGAGTCTCTGTAGAAGGTTGAATAGGTATGTCTGTTTTCATATCGGTAGGTTGAGCAGTTGGAATAGGTTCGGACGATTCAGGAGTTTTTGGAGTGGCATTTGCATGGACTGAAGTCTCCGTTGGCTGCGGAGTCGGCTTTGGAGGCTCGGACGTTGGTACAGGAGTAATTTCAGGAGTTTTGGGAGACGTGTTTGTTATTGTATCAGGTGGGGTCTCAGGACTTTTTTTCTGCGGTTCTGGTTGGGTTGTTTTTTCAGCATCTTCTTGTGTTGAAACATCTTTCTTTGCTTTTTTGATGGCGAGCAATTGAGATGGATCAGAAGTAATAATCTGATCTTCTGTGTATGACGCAATGATTTTAATTGCTACATGCTTAAGCCCAGCGAAGAAAATTCCTTCTCCTAATCCTGACTCAAGAAGGAGGAACTTTTCTTCATCGCTTAAATTAAAAGTTTTCTGTACTAAGTCTATAGAGGTTGGAGACTGTTTGAGAAGTATTTGTATTGATGAGTTGGTGAGCATTGGCACACCGTATGGGGACTTTAGGAAGTCGTCAACATCTTGCGTTATGGTTGCAAGTCCGAGATAATATTTCCTTCCCCTTTTTGCCATACTGTAGAGAAACGACGCTGTGTCTTCGGATTTCATCATCCACCAAGCTTCATCGATAACTAGAAGTCGTTTTTTAAGATTTCTTCTTATTGCGTTCCAGATATAGTTGGTAACAATATACATTGCGACCGGTTTCAAGTCGTCCTCCATATCCCTCACCGAAAAGACAACAAATTTTTTGTTAATGTCCACATTACTCGGTTGGTTGATAAACCCAGCCCATGTGCCTTTGGTGTACTTGCTGAGTCTTTGCACAAGCGAATCACTTCCCTCCATGCCGGCGAGCACCAATTCAAAGTCAGACAGGAGTGGCGGCTCTACATTTGCGAAGTTTGCATCACCAGTTATATCCTTGAGTGCGTAAGTTTCGGTTATTGCACGGTCAATAATAGAGTCTTCTTCAGGAGAAAGTCCGCCGAGCATGATTCTAAAGAGTCCTACAAGTGTGACAATGTGAGAGCGCAGTATATCAGTTGGTGATTCATCTTCACGCGGCTCGGGTAGATCAAACGGGTTAATGTGATGTTTTGAGCTCAGTGAAATATTAAAGTATCGCCCGCCAGTGGCTTCTGCCATGTATTCGTATTCACTCTCCGGATCTATGACGATGACATCGGTGTCAAACATCAACGAGCGGAGGATTTCAAGCTTTGTTGCATAGGATTTTCCTGAGCCGGATGTTGCAAATGTTACTGAGTTGTAATTTTCAAGCGAGAATCGGTCAAAGAGTATCAGACTTGAATTATGTCTGTTGATACCATAGAGTATTCCTTTATCAGCAGTCAGGTCCGAGG includes the following:
- a CDS encoding DUF87 domain-containing protein, translated to MAFLDFLKKKKKEGVKIAPILPKEIYEASTLELRDIIAPSALKITQREMNLGDKVVRTFFVISYPRFLSESWFAPIINLDKMFDVSIFIHPIDTVTILRKFQKKVAEVQSQINAREKKGLVRDPMLDTAHQDLEQLRDQLQQAQERLFDVGLYISIYGDTKEDLDKTESEIKSILESKLVYIRPALFQQEQGFKSTLPSATDLLGVHSKLNSAPLSSLFPFISSDLTADKGILYGINRHNSSLILFDRFSLENYNSVTFATSGSGKSYATKLEILRSLMFDTDVIVIDPESEYEYMAEATGGRYFNISLSSKHHINPFDLPEPREDESPTDILRSHIVTLVGLFRIMLGGLSPEEDSIIDRAITETYALKDITGDANFANVEPPLLSDFELVLAGMEGSDSLVQRLSKYTKGTWAGFINQPSNVDINKKFVVFSVRDMEDDLKPVAMYIVTNYIWNAIRRNLKKRLLVIDEAWWMMKSEDTASFLYSMAKRGRKYYLGLATITQDVDDFLKSPYGVPMLTNSSIQILLKQSPTSIDLVQKTFNLSDEEKFLLLESGLGEGIFFAGLKHVAIKIIASYTEDQIITSDPSQLLAIKKAKKDVSTQEDAEKTTQPEPQKKSPETPPDTITNTSPKTPEITPVPTSEPPKPTPQPTETSVHANATPKTPESSEPIPTAQPTDMKTDIPIQPSTETPSPENRKGLSGNI